Proteins encoded within one genomic window of Spirulina major PCC 6313:
- a CDS encoding ATP-binding protein — protein sequence MQLHLFFKACNPSKTLNLGNPNDRRYYIDFAAVRGGKIVEALERTIARLSPDEPTCQLFSGHIGCGKSTELLRLKAGLEAQDFHVVYFESSRDLDMADVSVSDILLAIARSVSESLEAENIHFKPGYFVTLLQDVKSLLQTPLDLETEAELSVGIAKITAKAKDNPKLREQLKQSLEPRTEGLLRAINTEILARANQELKYRGKQGLVVIVDNLDRISPSQLTPTRSLPEHLFIDRGSQLRRLNCHMVYTIPLDLIFSNDYQTLKNRLGGGVAPTILPMIPIQHRDGREHRQGMDLLKQMILARAFPDLDPAQRCDRITELFDHSSTLDRLCQISGGHVRNLLGLLYTCLRHQDPPIPRDCAEAVIRSYQDDLLLALEQHEWELIFQVLREQSLSGEKEYQLLLRSMFVFEYRDDQGRWFGINPALMETEPFKAMARQLIPISTAKDDAHRVR from the coding sequence ATGCAATTGCATCTTTTTTTCAAAGCGTGTAACCCCAGTAAAACCTTAAATCTCGGCAATCCGAACGATCGCCGCTACTACATTGACTTTGCCGCCGTGCGGGGGGGCAAAATTGTGGAGGCGCTCGAACGGACGATCGCCCGCCTGTCCCCCGACGAACCCACCTGCCAACTGTTTAGCGGTCACATTGGCTGTGGTAAGTCCACCGAACTGCTGCGCCTCAAAGCGGGGTTAGAGGCCCAGGATTTTCATGTGGTCTATTTTGAATCAAGTCGGGATTTAGATATGGCCGATGTGAGTGTGAGCGATATTTTATTAGCGATCGCCCGCTCCGTCAGCGAAAGCCTCGAAGCCGAAAACATTCATTTCAAACCCGGCTATTTCGTCACCCTCTTGCAGGATGTCAAGTCACTGCTGCAAACCCCCTTAGATCTTGAAACCGAGGCGGAACTCTCCGTCGGCATCGCCAAAATCACCGCCAAAGCCAAAGACAACCCCAAACTGCGCGAACAACTCAAGCAATCCCTCGAACCGCGCACCGAAGGCCTGTTACGGGCGATCAACACCGAAATTCTCGCCCGTGCTAATCAAGAATTAAAATATCGCGGCAAGCAAGGCCTCGTGGTGATTGTGGACAACCTCGATCGCATTTCCCCCAGTCAACTGACCCCGACGCGATCGCTCCCCGAACACCTCTTTATCGATCGCGGCTCCCAACTGCGCCGCCTCAATTGCCACATGGTCTACACCATCCCCCTTGACCTGATTTTTTCCAACGACTACCAAACCCTGAAAAACCGTCTCGGCGGCGGCGTTGCCCCCACCATCCTACCGATGATCCCAATCCAACACCGCGACGGTCGCGAACACCGCCAAGGTATGGATCTGCTCAAACAGATGATCCTCGCCCGTGCCTTCCCCGACCTCGACCCCGCCCAACGGTGCGATCGGATCACCGAACTCTTTGACCACAGCAGCACCCTCGATCGCCTCTGTCAGATCAGCGGCGGCCATGTGCGCAACCTCCTCGGCCTGCTCTACACCTGTTTGCGGCACCAAGATCCCCCCATCCCCCGCGACTGCGCCGAAGCCGTGATCCGCAGCTACCAAGACGATCTGCTCCTCGCCCTCGAACAGCATGAATGGGAGCTAATTTTTCAAGTGCTACGAGAACAGAGCCTCAGCGGCGAAAAAGAATATCAACTGCTGCTGCGGAGTATGTTCGTTTTTGAATATCGCGACGACCAAGGCCGCTGGTTTGGGATCAATCCCGCCCTGATGGAAACCGAACCCTTTAAAGCCATGGCCCGGCAACTCATCCCAATCTCCACCGCTAAGGATGATGCCCACCGTGTACGCTAG
- a CDS encoding ribokinase: MTVLVLGSINMDLVVKTPRLPKAGETLIGHEFFSAFGGKGANQAVAIARLGVPVDFIGQVGGDDFGQTLSIALTAAGVGTQGLGVNPDVNSGVASIVVSATGENTIACAAGANATVGAAELAYLAAQLPTAQWLLMDLGIPLGVIQAAIAQANAAQVPVLLDPAPVIESIPADLWPGVTVLTPNEVEAGQLVGFPVTDATTAAEAATIIQGWGVKTVLITLGAQGVWCATPDEAILVPPYPATVVDTVAAGDAFNGAFIAAQVAGKSIPEAVRWGTVAGALAVGKAGAQPSLPSQAAMIAQLANG; this comes from the coding sequence ATGACGGTCCTTGTGCTTGGTAGTATCAATATGGATTTGGTGGTGAAAACTCCGCGCTTACCGAAGGCGGGCGAAACCTTGATTGGCCATGAATTTTTCTCGGCCTTTGGGGGGAAAGGGGCGAATCAGGCGGTGGCGATCGCACGTCTTGGTGTACCCGTGGACTTCATCGGCCAAGTGGGCGGCGATGATTTTGGTCAAACCCTCTCGATCGCCCTCACAGCGGCCGGGGTGGGAACCCAGGGCCTAGGGGTCAATCCGGATGTGAATTCCGGGGTTGCCTCGATCGTCGTCAGTGCCACGGGGGAAAACACGATCGCCTGTGCCGCTGGGGCCAATGCCACCGTTGGCGCGGCTGAGTTGGCTTATCTCGCCGCGCAATTACCAACAGCACAATGGCTGTTGATGGATTTGGGGATTCCCTTAGGGGTGATCCAGGCTGCGATCGCCCAAGCCAACGCCGCCCAAGTCCCCGTCCTCCTCGACCCCGCCCCCGTCATTGAATCGATTCCGGCGGATCTCTGGCCCGGCGTAACTGTCCTCACCCCCAACGAAGTGGAAGCCGGACAACTGGTGGGCTTCCCCGTCACCGATGCCACCACCGCTGCCGAAGCCGCGACGATCATTCAAGGCTGGGGCGTGAAGACGGTATTGATCACCTTGGGCGCACAGGGGGTTTGGTGCGCCACACCGGACGAGGCGATTCTCGTGCCACCCTATCCGGCGACGGTGGTGGATACGGTGGCGGCGGGGGATGCCTTTAATGGGGCATTCATTGCGGCGCAGGTGGCAGGGAAATCCATCCCGGAAGCGGTGCGGTGGGGCACGGTGGCGGGGGCGTTGGCGGTGGGTAAGGCCGGGGCGCAGCCGTCGTTACCCAGTCAAGCGGCGATGATAGCGCAGTTGGCCAATGGTTAA